The Thunnus thynnus chromosome 19, fThuThy2.1, whole genome shotgun sequence genome contains the following window.
GTTTGCAGACCTGAAAAGCATCCTCAGTTGCAAATAGAGTTCTGGGGTGGCGGATGAAAATTTTTGTCCTTGAGGGAAAGAGACAAACAATGAGACAATGAGACTGGAATCTATTCCAGGTGAACCAGCACCTATATGACAGCCATCCATTAACATCTGCCTACCTGCCCATCTTGTACTCATCAGACTTGTAGCCCAGGTGTTTGATCAGGCACCGCACACCTTCTGCAGCAGTACCTTTCCAGTTGGGCCAGGTGTCTGGACACAGAGGCTTGTACCTGagcacaagaagaagaagaccacacgctcacacacagcTTTATAGTTTAGACTAACATCAGCAGTGAATGTGTCCATGGCAAAAATGAGAGTGTGCCATACATCTTCTGCAAGAAAAAGTAATTTCTTGTGCATTGGGATGTTTGATTAGCTACCTCTGGAGGAAGATCTCATATTTGCGGCGGTAAGCAAACCCAGCACGCCTGACCCTCAGGTGCTCCATCAGCCCCAGGTATTTCACCTGATGTCTCACCAACACGTCATCAAAGCGTCCTGCAGGAGACACAGCAGTGCTTCTGTTCTACATGTGCTCACTGAGTATAGGCTGAACATACATGTAGACTATATATTATGCTACAAAGCTTGGCTGAAGCTCTAATATCTTTACAGAAATGGAGGATGTTTAGGACACAAGACCTCACCTGGCTGTTTGGCTTCATTGGGTTTAATGCAGCGGACGTACCAAGGCTCTTTGGACATTAAGATCTCGGTCAAACCCACCAGACTGCTCTTAAACTGAGTCACCACCTGAGGAGAGACAGGAAAATGGCAGGGATATGAGTATTGACAGTTTGTGTATAGTAgttatgtaaataataaaatcaatgagTCATTGAGCATCatcatttgaataatttcttACAGTTTCGGGTCTCCTCTTGCTGTCTGGTTCAGTTGAAGGAAAACAATGTTTGATAATAGCATTTTTGGACTGTCGCATGACCTTAAAAAGAACAGGAAAACTGTTGTTGACCACCCGTCATTATAGTCATATATCCcgtaaataataatttaatgtgAAATAGTAATTAGCAGTTATACAACTTAATTCTCATTACTATTTACTTTCTtcaaggataaaaaaaaatagatacatgAATATAGATATGTAGGAGATGTTGCATCTATGTCTGCGACAGGCAATGtataaaacaatcaatcaaattataaaatttttaattttctagGAATCATCATCcaatcaaaatgaaacaaaattacCTCTTTTCCATTTCGATACAGGAGATCATTGTTTTTGTCCAAGAATCCTGAAAGTTTAGAAGAAAAACTCTAATTTAATTAGAGACAGCCACATATTATTTAGCTTGCACAAAAAATATGGCGGTATTTCAGGTTCAAGTGTGTGTTAATGAATATACAAGAGACAATATTTCAGTGTTGAAGCTATATCTCACCAACTACACAGTATGTAACCTCGCCAGCATAGTGTAAGAGGCGGAAGTCTCCTCTGCCCagtgttttccttgttttctgatctgcaaGTTTATGTCTGCAGGAGGGGAAAAGTTTGTAAAGATTAGTGTCTATTATATGAGTGTTTCTAGCAGGTCTGGCTGCTGGGTCATATTCCTTCGCCATGTGCATGTAATGTGCATTTACTGTAAAGCAGAAGCGTAAAACTCACGTGACAAAATGAGGGTGACCACTTATCTTTTCCTCCATCTTTTCCAGGAAGGTGAGATCTGTGGCCTCTCCGGGACGTAAACATTCCTCGTCCTGTAGGAGAGGACAAGCATCAGTAATTCAACAGTTTTagtattgtttgtctttttgcagAATCATAACTCAATCATGTCTTAACCAATAATGAGATGATTCCTCTGTGTTTCTCCTCCACAAGGTCACAGATTATCTTGTTGTTGAAAAATGGCACTGGTTCCCACTGTGtattaaaaaatgagaaagacaAAAGTGAATTATAATGTCGGTGTTGTTTATAGCGCTGTGAGACATAAATGTAGTTGGTAATAAAAGTGTTTATTACTTCAATCCCTTCCATCTCGTACTCCTCTTGCTCTGACTTCAGGGTCAGCTGGAtgaaaagctgctgcagcttctcgTTGCAGTAGTTGATGCAAAACTGCTCAAAGCTAAAATAAACCACAGGTGCCGTCAGCTCCGGATTCTTCATTTCACACTTCATTTCACCGTTGAAGAACCAATTCATCTGTATGTGTTCTCACCTGTTTACATTGAAAACCTCGAACCCATAGATGTCCAGTAGACCAATTACTGTCTTCCTGGAGGAATCCTAAATAAAATTTACCCAGACATCATGCATTCTGGTTTTTAATTGTACATGGATTATGTGCTATAGACTAGATATGGAGCAATCTTATGTAGCCAGGCCTCTCTTGCGAAATTCAAGCTCATAGTGTTActttaaaacaatgaaattacattacatAGAGAAAGGTAGCCCAAAGAAAATATTAGCCAGATGTGCTGTTTCCAGATTTGGATGTTTTCAAACCCACAATCACTCATATGACTTCTTAAAGGTTTACTAAACTCTTATCCCACTTTTCTATGAGATTGATGAGACAGGTCTGGCTGGTCAAGATTAAAAAGAGagtaaattgctttttttaGGTACATCTATATTGTTTGCTCACCTGGTTAGCTAATGATTCATTGATCTTGTTGACCAGCCAGTTGAAAGTGCGGCCATAGATGGCTTTGGCAAGGGCATCCCTGGCGTATACAGCGTGATCCACAGAGAAGGGACTTAACACCTTTAATGTCAGatagatcattttaaaaaatcagcataacaaataacatattttattatatgaaTTAAGCGAAAGCAATCAAGTCACCTCCTCGGTTTTGGCTTCAATCTTCCTGTGGGTTAAGCCCTGTTGTAGCACCTGAATAGGAATCCCCAGCAACTGCAAAGCAAAGGCAAAGCAAAACTGGTTATGCAACAGCAACTCTCTCTCCCCGATCTCCATCAGGAAATAACATGAAGATAGACAAAAGAATTTGTTTGGTTCTCACCTTTGACACCCAGTGCATCTCCTGGTTGCCGTTAAGAGTGGCGTATCCTCGAGTATCTGCTTCAAACTTGATATTTCCCAAGTGGAGCACGCTAGCAATAATTCCAAACAGGTGCTGCATTACACCCGGAGAGAAATAGTTGATGAATCATCAGTAAAATGTGTCatgcatgtttttatataaagGTTTTAATGGGTACAGTATAACCTCACCTCAATATCAGTCTCACTGAACTCTATGACAGAGAGGGCTTTCTGCACTGTCCTCCAATCACTTTTATCATTGATAGAGCTCACTTTGGCACAATCACCCTGGAGGAGACAaagaacaaaatacatttttgaaggTTTTTGTTACACCagattttgtaaaaaaaaaaagtgctttttcACTGACCTGCACCAGGTAACTGTAGTGTTGGCAGTTCCTCTCCAGGCCAAGCCAGCGGAGCAGATCTTCCTCTCCGCCCTCCACCAGCTGGTAAAAGATGTGGAAGTTTCTCTCTCCGTGGTTCTGGTGGACCACGCGTGACTTCTCCAGCAAGTAACTGAGAATGTGACCACCAACTGCACCACCCTGAGGGAGAAAGGTAATCCATAACCCAACTTCATATTGACATTGTAATACACACTAGTAATAATGAGGTTATTTCAGTCCACCTGGTGGTCGAACTGGATGTCCATGTATTTCCCAAAGCGGCTTGAGTTGTCATTCTTCAGGGTTTTGGCATTTCCGAAAGCCTGGAAggtataaaataaattaaatttaacaatGGGCTAACACAATACACAGATCCACTTTTTATGACACTGACCTCAAGCACTGGATTGGAGAGAAGCAGTCTGTCTCGGACGTTGTTCAGGAGTTTGGTACTTGGACAGCTGACAGCATAGAATTGCAGGATTTTCTTGGAGGCCTCGGTCTTGCCGGCCCCACTCTCCCCAGAGATCAGGATGAAATGGTTGTTGAACTCAGACAGCATGGTGCGGAAGACATTGTCCGCCAGCGCATAACTGAAAGGACAGTGATGGGTCAAATTCAGTCTGCTTTTAAAATTCAGACTTTGACTTTTGGCATCTCGCAACGTCTACATGTTTGTCCTGAACACAATGTAGCATTCAACACTCCTGCATAAGCAACATTTTTCAAGACTACCCATTGCCAAACCACAgtccaaatttttttttttaattcttacaTATGAGGTGGCAGCTCAAAGAAGTTTACACCCATGTAGGTATCCATTTGCTTCTTGCTGTAGATGTCTATCTCTTTATACGGGTTGACTGACACCAGGAGCGTCCCTATGTAGGTCTgcagagaaagacaagaaaagcaAGTCATGGTCATCACCTCTTGCACATGAGCTTTCTGGCCTATTATttcataaatcatgttttttcttcaacattATATGGCATTAAAATAAGGCTTCCTGCAGTGTGGTATCTATGTATCACTCCACTGATAAGTAATTTTGTCCTTCTCAAAAGCAATAAGTTTGGTTAATCACTTGTCATGACCTCACAGACAGCGGTGACCTTTAGAGTGCTCACTCTGCAAACGAAAAGAACAGGAGCTGCTGTTTCAGCAACACAAGGTGCCAGATTCAGCAGAAGGGAACACAGCATTAGGAACCTTGTTGGGTTGAAGGTCGAGGTTTAATTAGAGTAAGAGAAAAAGCGCAGTTGGTTATCCAGAATGACACCGCACACAGGAAGGACTCACGTAAATGAGATTCTCATGGAAGCGTTTCCTCAGGTTGTCCAGGAAGGCACTCTCACTTGTGTAGGCGTCCAGGAGAACAAAATCCTGGATGCCCACGCGATCCCGGGCTGTCAGGGAGGCCTCCATGTTCCTCAGGATCCGGTTACACCGCTCATCCAGGCTCTGCGCCCGAGAAGGAACACATAAGTGACATGGCAAGTAAACAGAAGTATGTAACatgaaaaaactgttttatgcattttatgaGACTTTGATGATACAATTAATTGCTCTCTatgacatttttcttatttttggcCCAGTTCTCCCCTCTGTTAAGACCAGGCCTATATGTCCGGTCCTTCGTGTCCTGTTTTCCTCAAAGgttatctgtttttgttgaggTTGTCACTACccatgaacacatacacacatatggcCCCAAAATGGACAACctagaatatatatatttcccaAAAGGGGAACTCATTTCCTGCCTGTTTTTCTCTATATCTGTGACTTGTAGTCAGAACAGTTGGTGGCCTTGGCTACATCCTTTATGCTCATGATAAATATAAATTCAGCCGGCACTATCTAATCTGTTTCTGTGTTCCCTAAAGAGCCATCAGTCACGTATGTGGCAAGGACAGAGAAAACACCAAATACTCCacctacatttttttaaatgacaattcACTACAGGCTTCAACAGTCAGTGACACAAATATAAACTTAACTGAAGTAAATAATGCAGAAGTAATTATGTTCATTATGCATAAACACAGAAGATGTTCTGCTACTTAAAAGCACAACTGAAGATGTGCCAGGTAAAATAATCGGAAAACTCAATGCACTTTAATTACGATGCTATGAAAGAGCCACCCAGTATTATGCTTCAGTAGTTTGGCTCTCATCACTGCCAAATTGAGCGGTCCCCAAGTTGGAGTAACTGACACTCACAGATCCTTCTCCAGTAAAACAAGCTGTTGTTCTACTGAaccagcagaaatttactgcaaaatgtcACAATAAATCACATCCTGAAACCCGCATATGATCATTAAAATGTTCAACAAAGTTTTTCCaggaaaaagtgcaaaaaagtTACCTACCCTGAAGGTCCCTGATGTGTGTGCCTCAGTACCTTTTTCACAACTAAACATCTGGTTTTATTGAGGGGAAAGGACAGCGGAATGACAGGAAACACTAATAGATTACAGTCTCTATTTCCTTCAATAGGAAACCATTAATAATGTAGTGAACGTACCACGAAGGAAGCAAATCTCattctaaaaatgtatttgtgagtgtgtgtgtgtgtgtgtgtgtgtgtttgtgtgtgtgtgtgtgtgtgtgtgtgtgttgttttttgtgtttgtagaGATATGTTAGATGTTGCCTGAGCACATACGTACAATATCCTTGCATTATTGTGTCAACACTTCTCACAATTTTCTGTATGAAATGTTTGTACTTTGCCAGAGTCATTATTTCAAACTTTAATTTCAAATCTAAATCACAGGAAGGAATATTTTAGTAATTAATTTCAGTTGTCCTCCTccttattcattttaaaaaagagaactagaatagtttttttttttccacacacacacatttttaattatttacagcAAACCTCTAAATATTAGTTTGCACGActgatacatttgaaaaaagaaaaatgaatcgagggagaaaaacaagaaCTTACTGATCAAATGATGCTGAAGACAAAACTCAACTAAACACCCATGATCACAACCATTTTAACAGAATATTACTATTTGGCTTCATGACTGGAGGCCATGCCAGAAAAAAGACTCTTTTTATTCCACATGATTATTTTATGTGAAAACTATGTGTGAATACTTAAACATTCACTGCATGTTGTAACTCACACTGTAATTTCATAAATATTAATTTGAGCATTATTGTGCCCACTTAAAGCATTTTTCTTatagtgttttaaaatgtttcacatattgaaaagacaaagaatgtcatttaaaatgacagaaaatttgattttactgtatatacaatatgtacaaATCAAATGACACAGTCAGTTTTACACTTAGTGGCCCAAACACAATACAGATTTACCTGAGAGGCAAATTCATCAAATGttaaacaaaaaaggaaagaacaCCAACAACCAGTAGTGATAGTATA
Protein-coding sequences here:
- the myo1hb gene encoding unconventional myosin-Ih, which produces MTHMALEVKESLDERCNRILRNMEASLTARDRVGIQDFVLLDAYTSESAFLDNLRKRFHENLIYTYIGTLLVSVNPYKEIDIYSKKQMDTYMGVNFFELPPHIYALADNVFRTMLSEFNNHFILISGESGAGKTEASKKILQFYAVSCPSTKLLNNVRDRLLLSNPVLEAFGNAKTLKNDNSSRFGKYMDIQFDHQGGAVGGHILSYLLEKSRVVHQNHGERNFHIFYQLVEGGEEDLLRWLGLERNCQHYSYLVQGDCAKVSSINDKSDWRTVQKALSVIEFSETDIEHLFGIIASVLHLGNIKFEADTRGYATLNGNQEMHWVSKLLGIPIQVLQQGLTHRKIEAKTEEVLSPFSVDHAVYARDALAKAIYGRTFNWLVNKINESLANQDSSRKTVIGLLDIYGFEVFNVNSFEQFCINYCNEKLQQLFIQLTLKSEQEEYEMEGIEWEPVPFFNNKIICDLVEEKHRGIISLLDEECLRPGEATDLTFLEKMEEKISGHPHFVTHKLADQKTRKTLGRGDFRLLHYAGEVTYCVVGFLDKNNDLLYRNGKEVMRQSKNAIIKHCFPSTEPDSKRRPETVVTQFKSSLVGLTEILMSKEPWYVRCIKPNEAKQPGRFDDVLVRHQVKYLGLMEHLRVRRAGFAYRRKYEIFLQRYKPLCPDTWPNWKGTAAEGVRCLIKHLGYKSDEYKMGRTKIFIRHPRTLFATEDAFQVCKHKLATRIQAKYKGYRVKGDFIKQREAATKIENCWRGLLARKEREKRAWAVKVIKKFIKGFMTRNQPACVDNSEYLAYVRQNYLTRLRENLPKTVLEKDSWLTPPPIMKEASQLLKKLYIRIMVQKYVRGITPQRKSQLLLKVQTSSMFKGKKENYPFSVCRPFMDTRIGVEDISIKVLQMIRHEHIKYSVPVVKYDRNGFRPRLRQLIFTQEAVYLVEEAKIKQRIDYTSLKGVSVSNLSDNFLILHVICDDIKQKGDLVLQCDYLFEALTKLCVIANKQNYIKVVQGSVRFDIQPGREGFVDFKSGQESMVYRAKNGHLMVESTRTKSR